A DNA window from Enterobacter cloacae subsp. cloacae ATCC 13047 contains the following coding sequences:
- a CDS encoding GMC family oxidoreductase, with product MVSIKPENSARIMKQSYDVIVAGGGSAGAVLAARLSENPDCQVLLLEGGPVFAPDGWPHELAQSHSVGGGDYVWEHGAATGTDHTSGHLRAKVLGGGSTINAGAFVRAPKSDFDRWVKRGLSDWSFDRVLPWFKRLENADYGDDRWHGRHGPVPVRLPALETLSPASQAFYHACRAHGFAAIDDINGEQQHGVAIYPLNVVNGIRQNTGMVYLTAEVRARKNLSIVGMTVVDKALIDNSRVNGIQLADGTRIAADCVFLCAGAAGTPAILLRSGIGPADDLRRLEIPLKQDLPVGRNLQEQPVNGIMLATSAEHASYPPIGATLWTQSSLAAADELDLYISNNHFVDPGLFPHGAGFQLFFTVARPCARGRLTLTSRNPLLAPSIDLNLLGDERDVIRMVEAVKLSRALVQEGPLQALVTGEVPAVKGGKLAKTDQQIAEEQRATVKSNLHLSATAPMGKESDPAAVVDACGNVFGINGLFVVDASLFPDVPSQATNPDVIMAAEYLASRFSGSLNGA from the coding sequence ATGGTATCCATCAAGCCGGAAAACAGCGCCAGAATAATGAAACAATCGTACGACGTCATAGTCGCAGGCGGTGGTTCAGCGGGTGCGGTTCTCGCCGCACGTCTTAGCGAGAACCCTGACTGCCAGGTATTGCTGCTGGAGGGCGGCCCCGTCTTTGCCCCCGATGGCTGGCCGCATGAACTGGCGCAAAGCCACTCTGTTGGCGGCGGTGATTACGTCTGGGAACACGGCGCGGCAACGGGAACCGATCATACCTCTGGTCATCTGCGGGCCAAAGTGCTCGGTGGCGGCTCCACGATCAACGCAGGCGCGTTTGTTCGCGCCCCTAAATCCGATTTTGACCGCTGGGTAAAGCGCGGACTGAGCGACTGGTCGTTTGATAGGGTCTTACCGTGGTTCAAACGGCTTGAAAATGCCGACTATGGCGACGATCGCTGGCATGGCCGCCACGGCCCCGTTCCGGTGCGATTACCTGCGCTGGAGACACTCAGTCCGGCAAGTCAGGCGTTTTATCACGCCTGTCGCGCTCACGGCTTTGCCGCCATTGACGATATTAACGGCGAACAACAACACGGCGTCGCCATCTATCCACTGAATGTTGTCAACGGCATCCGGCAAAACACTGGCATGGTCTACCTGACGGCGGAGGTTCGGGCGCGCAAGAATCTGTCAATTGTCGGCATGACGGTTGTGGATAAAGCGCTTATAGACAATTCGCGGGTGAACGGCATACAGCTTGCGGATGGGACACGGATCGCTGCCGACTGCGTGTTCCTTTGTGCCGGTGCGGCCGGTACGCCAGCCATTCTGTTACGCTCCGGCATTGGTCCTGCTGACGATTTACGCCGTCTGGAAATCCCGCTAAAACAGGATCTCCCCGTTGGCCGCAATTTGCAGGAACAACCCGTGAACGGGATCATGCTGGCGACCTCTGCAGAACATGCCAGCTATCCCCCAATAGGTGCAACGCTCTGGACACAATCTTCGCTGGCCGCAGCCGACGAACTGGATCTGTATATCAGCAATAACCACTTCGTCGATCCAGGACTGTTTCCACACGGGGCGGGTTTCCAGCTCTTTTTCACCGTGGCTCGCCCCTGTGCCCGTGGGCGTCTGACACTGACGAGCCGCAATCCGCTGCTCGCCCCCAGCATCGATCTCAATCTGCTGGGCGACGAGCGCGACGTCATACGGATGGTCGAAGCGGTGAAGTTGTCCCGGGCACTGGTGCAGGAAGGTCCATTGCAGGCACTGGTTACTGGCGAAGTCCCGGCAGTTAAAGGCGGTAAACTCGCCAAAACAGACCAGCAGATAGCTGAGGAGCAGCGTGCGACGGTGAAAAGCAATCTACACCTCAGCGCGACAGCACCGATGGGTAAAGAAAGCGATCCGGCAGCAGTCGTGGACGCGTGCGGCAACGTCTTCGGCATTAACGGGCTGTTTGTCGTCGATGCCTCGTTGTTCCCGGACGTTCCCTCTCAGGCGACTAACCCGGATGTGATCATGGCGGCAGAATATCTCGCCAGCCGTTTTTCCGGCTCCCTGAACGGCGCATAG
- a CDS encoding LysR family transcriptional regulator, translating to MNKFVEMSTFVSVVESQSFVGAAAKLGTSKSVVSQRVKMLEKRLGASLLERGPRLSLTEAGLLFYQECVRILDEVTQAEEAVAPSRSELHGELRIATSHTFMTTHLSTILAGFIGAHPGLSLDISTEDRQINMHQPDFDIAIRLGLVPDSTLIARTLARNLTWLCASPDYLAQRGTPVHPVELEQHDGLLYTHRAPGGCWQLLHNGQRQNWRVRNRLRSDNAFSLLEAAKAGLGIVVMPLFLGADAILRGELNIILPGWQPDGGNIVALYRQTRRASPVIQALVNLVAEQLGPEPEWEKKLRLAGLLPE from the coding sequence GTGAACAAGTTCGTGGAGATGAGCACGTTTGTTTCGGTTGTTGAGTCGCAAAGCTTTGTTGGCGCGGCGGCAAAGCTGGGAACATCAAAATCGGTGGTCAGCCAGCGCGTCAAGATGCTGGAGAAACGGCTTGGCGCAAGCTTGCTGGAGCGTGGGCCCCGCCTTAGCCTGACGGAAGCGGGTCTGCTTTTTTATCAGGAGTGCGTGCGTATCCTTGACGAAGTCACACAGGCGGAAGAAGCCGTGGCACCCTCACGCAGCGAGCTTCACGGCGAGCTGCGTATCGCCACCTCGCATACCTTTATGACCACCCATCTGTCGACGATCCTGGCCGGATTTATTGGCGCTCATCCGGGACTGTCTCTCGATATCTCGACAGAAGATCGGCAGATTAATATGCATCAGCCCGACTTTGATATCGCCATCCGCCTCGGTCTCGTCCCGGACTCTACGCTCATCGCCCGCACGCTGGCGCGCAATCTGACCTGGCTGTGCGCGAGCCCGGACTATCTGGCGCAACGGGGCACGCCTGTGCACCCCGTTGAGCTGGAGCAGCATGACGGACTGTTATATACCCACCGTGCGCCAGGCGGTTGCTGGCAGCTACTGCATAACGGGCAGCGGCAGAACTGGCGCGTCAGAAATCGTCTGCGTTCGGATAATGCTTTCAGCCTGCTGGAAGCCGCCAAAGCAGGACTTGGGATTGTGGTCATGCCGTTATTTTTAGGTGCTGATGCGATATTGCGCGGAGAACTGAATATCATTTTACCCGGCTGGCAACCGGATGGTGGCAACATTGTGGCCCTGTATCGCCAGACGCGTCGCGCCTCGCCGGTGATCCAGGCGCTGGTCAACCTGGTCGCAGAACAGCTAGGGCCAGAGCCAGAATGGGAAAAAAAGCTAAGGCTGGCCGGCCTACTGCCCGAATAA
- the glpQ gene encoding glycerophosphodiester phosphodiesterase — protein sequence MKLTQLATGLLLAGLMTGSALAADKIVIAHRGASGYLPEHTLPAKAMAYAQGADYLEQDLVMTKDDQLVVLHDHYLDRVTDVAERFPDRARKDGRFYAIDFTLDEIRSLKFTEGFEIENGKKVQVYPGRFPMGKSDFRIHTFQEEIEFVQGLNHSTGKNIGIYPEIKAPWFHHQEGKDIAAKTLEVLKQYGYTSKKDKVYLQCFDAAELKRIKTELEPKMGMDLNLVQLIAYTDWNETQEKQADGKWVNYNYDWMFKPGAMKQIAQYADGIGPDYHMLVAEGSTPGHVKLTAMVKEAHASKMQVHPYTVRADQLPPYATDVNQLYEVLYKQADVDGLFTDFPDKAVSFLHNK from the coding sequence ATGAAATTAACTCAATTAGCGACCGGTCTGCTGCTGGCGGGCCTGATGACCGGCTCCGCACTGGCGGCGGATAAAATCGTTATTGCCCATCGCGGCGCAAGCGGCTATCTGCCGGAGCATACGCTGCCGGCGAAGGCGATGGCCTACGCGCAGGGGGCCGATTATCTTGAGCAGGATCTGGTGATGACAAAGGACGACCAGCTGGTCGTCCTGCATGACCACTATCTTGATCGCGTGACCGATGTGGCGGAGCGTTTCCCGGACCGCGCCCGTAAAGATGGTCGTTTTTACGCCATCGATTTTACTCTGGATGAAATCCGCTCTCTGAAGTTTACCGAAGGCTTCGAGATTGAAAACGGCAAGAAGGTGCAGGTTTATCCGGGACGTTTCCCAATGGGCAAATCTGACTTCCGTATCCATACCTTCCAGGAAGAGATTGAGTTTGTTCAGGGGCTGAACCACTCGACAGGCAAAAATATCGGTATCTATCCGGAAATTAAAGCCCCGTGGTTCCATCACCAGGAAGGGAAGGATATTGCCGCGAAGACGCTGGAGGTGCTGAAGCAATACGGCTACACCAGCAAGAAGGACAAAGTTTATCTCCAGTGTTTTGACGCCGCAGAACTGAAGCGCATCAAAACCGAGCTGGAGCCTAAGATGGGGATGGATCTCAATCTGGTCCAGCTGATTGCCTATACCGACTGGAACGAAACCCAGGAGAAGCAGGCAGACGGCAAGTGGGTAAACTATAACTACGACTGGATGTTCAAACCGGGCGCCATGAAGCAGATCGCGCAGTACGCCGACGGGATCGGGCCGGATTACCACATGCTGGTGGCGGAAGGTTCAACCCCGGGCCACGTGAAGCTGACGGCGATGGTAAAAGAGGCACACGCCAGCAAGATGCAGGTGCATCCGTATACGGTGCGCGCAGACCAGTTACCGCCGTACGCCACGGACGTGAATCAGCTTTACGAGGTGTTGTATAAGCAGGCGGACGTAGACGGGTTGTTTACGGATTTCCCGGATAAAGCAGTTTCATTCCTGCATAACAAGTAA
- a CDS encoding GMC family oxidoreductase has translation MSVLSLEQFMTTPPEQMPYDIIIVGAGSAGAVLAARLSEDEQTRVLLLEYGPSFDPDGYPELLYSGNIIAANGDQRYEWGYYASPVRQPDPVYTPRGKTLGGSSAINAAVACRALPWDFERITAKGLKGWKYEDVLPYYKKMETYPLGEDKYHGREGPLPIHQMTLEEITPVQRATLEAAWQLGFARVEDFNHPEANNGAGPNPMNIINGVRVNTGMAWLTRKVRQRPNLTIVYGALTDKLIVEENRVKGVQLADGKQCFARQTILSAGAYGSAAILLRSGIGPRHHLESLSIPVVKEAPVGERLRDHAFYWINFAGKAELKGHEHPVVAAQIWTNSSFAKSAREMDIAISPSHLLPADLSPTGVAFSLGLELMHCSSTGYIRLKSRDPHDAPEIALNHLTTEDDMRRMVECFRLARLLADMPPLRQLIEYEISPGASVGDDESDIRQALAQGVSTLQHPCSTAPMGPPDDPYAVVDENGCLYGLHDLRVIDASILPEIPLINLNPTIIMMAEKLADALRNDIHEERKNGIHQAGKQRQNNETIVRRHSRRRWFSGCGSRRTS, from the coding sequence ATGTCCGTTTTATCCTTAGAACAGTTCATGACCACACCCCCTGAGCAGATGCCCTACGATATTATCATTGTTGGCGCGGGCTCTGCCGGGGCAGTGCTGGCAGCACGTCTTAGCGAAGATGAGCAGACACGTGTTCTGCTGCTGGAATATGGTCCGTCTTTTGATCCCGATGGCTATCCGGAACTGCTTTACAGCGGCAATATTATCGCGGCGAATGGCGATCAGCGATATGAATGGGGCTATTACGCCAGCCCGGTCAGGCAGCCCGATCCCGTCTATACTCCACGCGGCAAAACCCTCGGCGGAAGTTCAGCCATTAACGCCGCCGTCGCCTGCCGGGCGCTCCCCTGGGATTTCGAACGCATCACGGCAAAAGGGCTTAAGGGCTGGAAATATGAGGATGTGCTGCCCTACTACAAAAAGATGGAAACCTACCCTTTGGGTGAGGATAAATATCATGGTCGTGAAGGTCCACTTCCGATCCATCAGATGACGTTAGAGGAGATCACCCCAGTTCAGCGGGCCACCCTGGAAGCGGCGTGGCAGTTGGGTTTTGCGCGGGTTGAAGACTTTAACCACCCAGAAGCCAACAACGGCGCCGGGCCCAATCCGATGAATATCATTAACGGCGTTCGGGTGAATACCGGAATGGCATGGCTTACCCGCAAGGTACGCCAGCGCCCGAACCTGACCATCGTGTATGGGGCGCTCACGGACAAGCTGATCGTTGAGGAGAACCGGGTCAAAGGCGTGCAGCTTGCCGACGGGAAACAGTGCTTTGCCCGCCAGACAATCCTCAGCGCCGGCGCCTATGGTTCCGCCGCGATATTGCTGCGCTCAGGCATCGGCCCACGCCACCATCTGGAATCGCTGTCTATCCCCGTCGTGAAAGAGGCCCCGGTGGGTGAGCGTCTGCGGGATCACGCCTTCTACTGGATAAACTTCGCCGGAAAAGCCGAACTTAAGGGCCACGAGCATCCGGTTGTCGCCGCCCAGATCTGGACGAATTCAAGCTTTGCCAAATCAGCCCGCGAAATGGACATTGCCATTTCCCCTTCGCATCTGTTACCTGCAGACCTCAGCCCAACCGGCGTCGCCTTCTCCCTCGGGCTGGAACTCATGCATTGCAGCTCCACAGGCTACATCCGCCTGAAGAGCCGTGACCCTCACGATGCACCGGAAATAGCGCTTAATCACCTGACGACAGAAGATGACATGCGCCGGATGGTCGAGTGTTTTCGTCTGGCACGCCTGCTGGCGGATATGCCGCCGCTGCGCCAGCTCATTGAGTACGAAATCAGCCCCGGAGCCTCGGTCGGGGATGATGAATCTGACATTCGCCAGGCTCTGGCGCAGGGGGTTAGCACCCTCCAGCACCCCTGCTCCACCGCACCGATGGGGCCCCCTGATGACCCCTATGCCGTGGTGGATGAAAACGGGTGCCTTTACGGTCTGCATGACTTAAGGGTCATCGACGCATCGATCCTGCCCGAAATCCCGCTCATCAACCTCAATCCGACCATCATCATGATGGCAGAAAAACTGGCTGATGCGCTGCGTAACGATATTCATGAGGAGAGGAAAAATGGTATCCATCAAGCCGGAAAACAGCGCCAGAATAATGAAACAATCGTACGACGTCATAGTCGCAGGCGGTGGTTCAGCGGGTGCGGTTCTCGCCGCACGTCTTAG